In Flavobacterium praedii, the DNA window CACTTGGTGGAAAGTTTTGGTTGGATTTTTCATCATGCACTATACTGCTGGATTAATCTTAAGTATTGTTTTCCAATTGGCGCATGTAGTTGACGAAGCTGCCAATCCACAACCAAACGAGGCTGGCGAAATGGAAAATACATGGGCAATTCACCAATTATTCACTACCGTTAATTTTGCACCAAAAAATAAAATTGTAAATTGGTACACTGGAGGTTTAAACCACCAAATCGAACACCACATTTTTCCGCACATTAGCCATGTACATTATGGGAAAATTGCACAAATTGTAAAGGAAACAGCCAAAGAATGCCAATTACCTTATTACGAATACAAGACAATGACTGCCGCTGTTGTTGCCCATTTCAAACATTTAAGAACACTAGGGTTAGAACCCGCACTATAATAATTATCTAAAAAAAAGAATAAACCAAAAAATTACATTTTAATGAGTAATCCACTTTCAGACAGAATTAACAATTTAGCTACATCACAAACATTAGCGATGGCTGCATTGGCAAGAGAATTAAAAGCACAAGGAAAAGACATTATCAGTTTAAGTTTAGGAGAGCCAGACTTCAATACTCCAGATTTTATCAAAGAAGCAGCTAAAAAAGCGATTGACGAAAACTACAGCACCTATTCTCCTGTAGAAGGGTATGCAGAATTGAAAGAAGCAATTTGCAGAAAATTCAAAAGAGACAACGATTTAGATTACAAACCGTCACAAATCGTGGTTTCAACAGGAGCCAAACAATCTTTGTATAACATTGCACAAGTAATGCTAAACGATGGTGACGAAGTTATTTTACCAGCACCATACTGGGTTTCGTATTTCGAAATCGTAAAATTATCAGGTGGAGTTCCTGTAGAAGTTCCAACTTCTGTAGAAACTGATTTCAAAATCACTCCAGAGCAATTAGAAGCAGCTATCACACCAAAAACAAAAATGATGTGGTTCAGTTCTCCTTGTAATCCGAGTGGATCGGTTTACAACAGAGAAGAGTTAACTGCTCTTGCCAAAGTTTTAGAAAAATACCCACACGTATACGTAGTGGCTGACGAAATTTATGAGCACATCAATTTCTCAGGAACTTTCTGCAGTATTGCTTCTATTCCAGGAATGCTAGAAAGAACCGTTACTGTAAATGGTGTTGCCAAAGCATTTGCCATGACAGGATGGAGAATTGGATATATTGGAGCACCAGAATTTATTGCAAAAGCGTGTACTAAAATACAAGGTCAAGTAACCAGTGGAGCCAACAGTATTGCACAACGTGCTACTATTACAGCTGTAGATGCTGACCCATCTGTATTGAAACACATGGTGGACGCTTTCCACAGTCGTAGAGATTTAGTCGTAGGATTGTTAAAAGAAATTCCAGGAGTAAAAATCAACGTTCCAGAAGGAGCATTCTATGTATTCCCAGACGTTTCTTCTTTCTTCGGAAAAACACTAAAAGGAACATTTATCAAAGATGCCAATGATTTCTCAATGTATC includes these proteins:
- a CDS encoding pyridoxal phosphate-dependent aminotransferase; the encoded protein is MSNPLSDRINNLATSQTLAMAALARELKAQGKDIISLSLGEPDFNTPDFIKEAAKKAIDENYSTYSPVEGYAELKEAICRKFKRDNDLDYKPSQIVVSTGAKQSLYNIAQVMLNDGDEVILPAPYWVSYFEIVKLSGGVPVEVPTSVETDFKITPEQLEAAITPKTKMMWFSSPCNPSGSVYNREELTALAKVLEKYPHVYVVADEIYEHINFSGTFCSIASIPGMLERTVTVNGVAKAFAMTGWRIGYIGAPEFIAKACTKIQGQVTSGANSIAQRATITAVDADPSVLKHMVDAFHSRRDLVVGLLKEIPGVKINVPEGAFYVFPDVSSFFGKTLKGTFIKDANDFSMYLLAEACVATVTGDAFGNPDCIRFSYATSEELLKEALRRIKEAVSLTEVLA